A single region of the Gossypium arboreum isolate Shixiya-1 chromosome 12, ASM2569848v2, whole genome shotgun sequence genome encodes:
- the LOC108477068 gene encoding uncharacterized protein LOC108477068 → MIIDGKDSKTKRQSKSRPSSPRRSRSSKLTPASASLVDGELSVTEQEQSSAVTSLFEGLQISQDSNSNPRSFPYSVKQQCWEKAEKVKGRDPDRWRRDAVGNIVFRKLVGCPGCLCHDYDHIIPYSKGGKSTLENCQVLQATVNRSKGNRTELSRADLIQKSSYCRVSGRDMDLIELSAYGNVHHAEDSGGCRIQ, encoded by the exons atgataATAGATGGCAAAGATTCCAAAACCAAGAGACAATCAAAGTCTCGGCCATCCTCTCCACGTCGTTCACGCTCATCAAAGCTTACGCCGGCCTCAGCCTCTTTGGTCGACGGTGAACTGTCCGTGACTGAGCAAGAACAGAGCTCCGCAGTTACCAGTCTCTTTGAAGGTCTCCAAATTTCACAAGATTCAAACTCTAATCCCCGGAGCTTTCCTTACAGCGTCAAGCAACAATGCTGGGAAAAGGCCGAGAAGGTCAAGGGACGAGACCCAGATCGCTGGCGCCGCGACGCTGTTGGTAACATTGTTTTCAGGAAGCTCGTCGGTTGTCCCGGATGCTTGTGCCATGACTACGACCATATCATCCCTTACTCCAAG GGAGGAAAAAGCACTTTAGAAAACTGTCAGGTTTTACAG GCAACTGTTAATCGATCAAAGGGAAATCGGACTGAGTTGTCTAGAGCTGATCTTATTCAGAAAAGTTCTTATTGTCGGGTTTCAG GTCGGGACATGGATCTAATTGAACTTTCAGCATATGGCAATGTTCATCATGCGGAGGATTCAGGTGGGTGCAGAATTCAATAA